Part of the Pseudomonas abietaniphila genome is shown below.
GGCCGTGTCGGTGACGTTGCCGTAGGAGTACGCGATGTCCACCTGAGGCAGGCTGCTGATCTGGCGGATATCGAATTCCGAGTTCTGCGTATGACGTTTCGCGGGCAGGCGGAACCAGTAGGATTTGCCCTCGACCACCATGCCCAGCGCGCCCCATGGGCTTTTGAATGCTTCGGTTTTGATGTTGATCATCTTGCTGACGTCACGACCGGACTGGATCTCGTCGTTCATGGTCACTAACACGCCTTTGCCTTTGGACTCCGGGTTGCTGGCCACGGCAACGGCGCTGTACAGGTTGAGCATGCCATCCGCCGACATGGCAGTGCCTGGACGCATGGACCCGACCACGACGATAGGCTTCTCGGTTTTTTCCACGAGGTTGAGGAAGTAAGCGGTTTCCTCCAGCGTATCGGTGCCATGGGTGATGACGATGCCATCGACGTCCGGGCTATCGGCCAGTTCGGCCACGCGTTTGCCCAGTTGCAGCAGGTTCTCGTTGGTGATGCTTTCGGAGGCAATCTGTAGAACCTGCTCGCCCCGTACATTGGCCAGCGTCGCCAGCTCGGGTACGCCAGCGATCAGCTTGTCGACGCCGACCTTCGCGGCTTGGTAGGTCGCGCTGTTGGCGGTGCTGGCGCCTGCACCAGCGATGGTACCGCCTGTGGCGAGGATGACCACGTTGGCCAGTTTCGACTTCTGTTGCGGTGGCTGTTCGGCGGTGTCCGCCCATGTAATGCCCGGAACGAGGAGGAGGCAGAAGGCCAAGACGCCTGGTTTGAAGGTATTGACTGCAGCATTCATTGTTATTGTTCCCGCTGTGTAGTGACAGTGCCGTCCTGACACCGTTGGAGCCCGCTTTTCCAGATCGAGAAAAACGGAGTGCCCTCCGAGGGTGCAGAATCCATACCAATCGGGAAACGGTCCGAGCGACGTAGGAATACTCCCTGTTTCATTGAAGGGCTGGAGCGCTTGAGGTCGTCGGGCGTCCGGGTTGCCGAATATTCACGCGCACGACCATTCGGATAGCCGAATGGCAGCAACGGTCAATCTGCCCGACTTAGACGTCTGCGCGCTGCTGGAAGATCTGTCCTGTGCGGCGAGGGAAAGGTGAGCCACGTCGCACGTGACGAACCGCAGCGTTTACGCTGTTGACAAATCGTGCAGCGATTCTCATAGTTTCACTCACGCAAACGTTTGCGATTCGTCGAAGTCTGCGACACGACGCGCATCCGGTGCCGATAAAATAATCATAATGTCGGAGTGATTCCATGAAGCTGCCATTCGCTGCACGTCTTCTTGCTGTTGCCGTGCTCACCGCAAGTGCTGTAACCCTGCCTCTCTCTTCTGCCTACGCTGACGACGCGAAGAAACCCACCGTCGCGCTGGTGATGAAATCCCTCGCCAACGAATTCTTCCTGACCATGGAAGACGGCGCGAAAGCCTACCAAAAAGACCATTCTGCTGATTTCGATCTGATCTCCAACGGCATCAAGAACGAATCCGACACGGCCGCGCAGATTGATATCGTCAATCAGATGATCGTCAAGAAAGTCGATGCGCTGGTGATTGCACCTGCGGACTCCAAAGCGCTGGCGTCCGTGCTCAAGAAGGCTCAGGACGCGGGTATCAAAGTCGTCAACATCGACAACCAGCTCGATGCCGACGTGCTGAAAAGCAAGGGCATGGAAGTGCCGTTCGTAGGCCCGAACAACCGCAAAGGCGCCAAGCTGGTGGGTGACTACCTGGCCAAGCAACTGACGGCGGGCGATCAGGTCGGCATCATCGAAGGCGTGCCAACCACAACGAACGCACAGCAGCGCACGGCGGGTTTCAAGGACGCGATGGAGGCTGCGCAGATGAAAATCGTCTCCACGCAGTCGGGTAACTGGGAAATCGACAAGGGCAACGCCGTTGCATCGGCCATGCTCAACGAATACCCGAACCTGAAAGCCTTGCTGGCCGGTAACGACAGCATGGCGCTGGGCGCTGTGTCGGCTGTCCGTGCAGCGGGCAAGGCGGGCAAGGTGCAGGTCGTCGGCTACGACAACATCAACGCGATCAAGCCGATGCTCAAGGATGGTCGGGTCCTCGCGACAGCTGACCAGTTTGCCGCGCGCCAGGCTGTGTTCGGCATCGACACTGCCTTGAAAATGGTCAAGGGCGAAAAGCTCGACATCAAGGACGGTGTCATCGAGACCCCGGTCGAACTCGTCACCAAGCCTCAGTAAACCGGCTGTCCTAAAACACCTGTAAATACCGCCTGCCCGCAAGGGCAGGCGCGTGGAGAGCGTTATGTCAGCGTCTGCTCAGGCCGCTGTTCTATCTGTCAGTGGCATCGGCAAAACCTACGCCCAACCTGTTCTCGGTGACATCGACCTGACGCTGATGCGTGGGGAAGTGTTGGCGTTGACGGGGGAGAACGGCGCAGGCAAAAGCACCTTGTCCAAAATCATCGGCGGGTTGGTGACACCCACCACCGGCCAGATGCAGTTTCAGGGGCAGGCCTACGAACCGGCGAGTCGCACCCAGGCTGAAAAACTGGGCGTGCGCATGGTCATGCAGGAGTTGAA
Proteins encoded:
- a CDS encoding asparaginase; its protein translation is MNAAVNTFKPGVLAFCLLLVPGITWADTAEQPPQQKSKLANVVILATGGTIAGAGASTANSATYQAAKVGVDKLIAGVPELATLANVRGEQVLQIASESITNENLLQLGKRVAELADSPDVDGIVITHGTDTLEETAYFLNLVEKTEKPIVVVGSMRPGTAMSADGMLNLYSAVAVASNPESKGKGVLVTMNDEIQSGRDVSKMINIKTEAFKSPWGALGMVVEGKSYWFRLPAKRHTQNSEFDIRQISSLPQVDIAYSYGNVTDTAYKALAQSGAKAIIHAGTGNGSVSSKVVPSLQALRKDGVQIIRSSHVNAGGFVLRNAEQPDDKYDWVVAHDLNPQKARILAMVGLTKTNDSKELQRMFWEY
- a CDS encoding sugar ABC transporter substrate-binding protein — translated: MKLPFAARLLAVAVLTASAVTLPLSSAYADDAKKPTVALVMKSLANEFFLTMEDGAKAYQKDHSADFDLISNGIKNESDTAAQIDIVNQMIVKKVDALVIAPADSKALASVLKKAQDAGIKVVNIDNQLDADVLKSKGMEVPFVGPNNRKGAKLVGDYLAKQLTAGDQVGIIEGVPTTTNAQQRTAGFKDAMEAAQMKIVSTQSGNWEIDKGNAVASAMLNEYPNLKALLAGNDSMALGAVSAVRAAGKAGKVQVVGYDNINAIKPMLKDGRVLATADQFAARQAVFGIDTALKMVKGEKLDIKDGVIETPVELVTKPQ